A single genomic interval of Fibrobacter sp. UWP2 harbors:
- a CDS encoding M3 family oligoendopeptidase produces the protein MERYFVPNDLNPDNEKQISELYRKLLLRDIPVDTAKLRQWIMDWSELNSVLSDVNCRRYVAMTCNTQDEKAAKAYNDFVENIQPVMNEYDDKLNKKLMAHPSKDGLKGEFGEWFKGVQVSLDLFSPDNIPLETEENKEIQAYQKITGGMSVEFEGETKTMQQMASYMEKTDRDLRERAWRAMWERRLQDKDALDNAYDKLFEIRNQIAKNAHCKDFIDYIFLAKHRFDYTPADCEAFHESIEKLVLPLQKEMYKRRAQKMGLARLRPWDLDVDPLSRAPLKPYQSGAELIEKCDQIFESIHPQAGKWARQMQAQNLIDPDSRLGKAPGGYQIGFDEARLPFIFMNSANTDRDIYTLLHESGHSFHQFALADQPILAYRDVPAEFAEVASMSMELIGMSNLKPFYGDDLEAIARSFEGELSDVIWLFPWVASIDCFQHRLYNFPTHTATDRSDIWAEIMDRYDAGVDYSGLEAVRNNLWQKQLHIFECPFYYIEYGIAQIGALQVWANFKKDPKKAIDDLFRAESLGSSRPVKELFEAANIKFDFSPKTLEPLMQVVWDELGRN, from the coding sequence ATGGAACGTTATTTTGTACCAAATGATTTGAATCCAGACAACGAAAAACAGATCAGCGAACTATACCGCAAGCTCTTGCTGCGCGACATCCCGGTCGACACGGCCAAATTGCGCCAGTGGATTATGGACTGGAGCGAGCTCAACTCGGTTCTGAGCGACGTGAACTGCCGCCGCTACGTGGCCATGACCTGCAACACACAAGACGAAAAGGCTGCCAAGGCCTACAACGACTTTGTCGAGAACATCCAGCCCGTCATGAACGAATACGATGACAAGCTGAACAAAAAGCTCATGGCCCACCCCTCCAAGGACGGCCTCAAGGGGGAATTTGGCGAGTGGTTCAAAGGTGTGCAGGTTTCGCTGGACCTATTCTCTCCCGACAACATCCCGCTGGAGACCGAAGAAAACAAGGAAATTCAGGCGTACCAGAAGATTACGGGCGGCATGAGCGTCGAGTTCGAAGGCGAGACCAAGACCATGCAGCAAATGGCCTCTTACATGGAAAAGACGGACCGCGACCTGCGCGAACGCGCCTGGCGGGCCATGTGGGAACGTCGCCTGCAAGACAAGGACGCCCTAGACAACGCCTACGACAAGCTGTTCGAGATTCGCAATCAAATTGCGAAGAACGCCCACTGCAAGGACTTTATCGACTATATCTTCCTCGCCAAGCACCGATTTGACTACACGCCCGCCGACTGCGAGGCGTTCCACGAGAGCATCGAAAAACTGGTGCTCCCGCTGCAAAAAGAGATGTACAAACGCCGCGCCCAAAAGATGGGCCTCGCCCGTCTCCGTCCGTGGGACCTGGATGTGGACCCGCTCAGCCGGGCTCCGCTCAAACCGTACCAGAGCGGCGCGGAACTCATTGAAAAGTGCGACCAGATTTTCGAGAGCATCCACCCGCAGGCCGGCAAATGGGCGCGCCAAATGCAGGCGCAGAACCTCATTGACCCTGATTCCAGGCTCGGCAAAGCCCCGGGCGGCTACCAGATCGGTTTTGACGAGGCCCGCCTCCCCTTCATCTTCATGAACTCGGCCAACACGGACCGCGACATCTACACGTTGCTCCACGAATCGGGCCACTCGTTCCACCAGTTCGCCCTCGCCGACCAGCCGATTCTCGCCTACCGCGACGTCCCCGCCGAGTTCGCCGAGGTGGCGAGCATGAGCATGGAACTCATCGGCATGTCGAACCTCAAGCCCTTCTACGGGGACGACCTGGAGGCGATCGCCCGCAGTTTTGAGGGTGAACTTTCTGACGTGATTTGGCTGTTCCCGTGGGTGGCAAGCATCGACTGCTTCCAGCACCGCCTGTACAACTTCCCCACCCACACGGCGACCGACCGCAGCGACATTTGGGCAGAGATTATGGACCGCTATGACGCAGGCGTCGACTACAGCGGCCTCGAAGCTGTCCGCAACAACCTCTGGCAGAAGCAGCTCCACATCTTCGAATGCCCGTTCTACTACATCGAGTACGGAATCGCCCAGATCGGGGCCCTGCAGGTGTGGGCGAACTTCAAAAAAGACCCGAAAAAGGCCATCGACGACCTGTTCCGGGCCGAAAGTCTCGGTAGCAGCCGCCCCGTAAAGGAACTGTTCGAGGCCGCCAACATCAAGTTCGACTTCTCCCCCAAGACGCTTGAACCGCTGATGCAGGTCGTGTGGGACGAACTTGGCCGGAATTAG
- the tenpIN gene encoding type III toxin-antitoxin system TenpIN family toxin — MKKEDAPKVMLLSPIFYERYADNTEILAKKNRPYLVLLVEYRSLKFAIPFRSNIQHTHAYKFECENAKRTSSGLDFSKSVIIFNEDEVGMPAHIDSKEHTELMKRYVFIVEKFQKYIDDFIEGLNKEPLPPKYNFSSLTFYRSYLIKTAK; from the coding sequence ATGAAAAAAGAAGATGCACCAAAAGTTATGTTGCTGTCACCAATATTTTATGAAAGGTATGCTGATAATACAGAAATTCTTGCGAAGAAAAATCGTCCGTATTTAGTCTTGCTTGTGGAATATCGTTCCCTAAAATTTGCGATTCCGTTTAGATCGAATATCCAGCATACGCATGCGTACAAATTTGAATGTGAAAACGCAAAGCGCACTTCATCGGGTCTAGATTTTAGCAAAAGTGTCATCATATTCAATGAAGATGAAGTGGGGATGCCGGCGCATATCGATTCAAAGGAACATACGGAGCTGATGAAACGCTATGTGTTTATTGTGGAAAAATTTCAAAAGTATATAGATGATTTTATAGAAGGCTTGAACAAAGAGCCTTTGCCTCCTAAATACAATTTTTCGTCATTAACCTTTTATCGAAGTTATTTGATAAAAACGGCCAAATAG
- a CDS encoding DUF4859 domain-containing protein, producing the protein MIKKMLPLVAVSATLSVAAVSGYVKLPDGTPVVGASILQVSTQKSSVTDATGFFDFAETTAHAPVKAALKALVPTAAFDMKGRRVGANTRNLAMGVYAVCFGVGEPEPFSGRRPLAKALSVPDTLKVSYEKQAVGNVAFWDDENKVDDIVISRKVVSGSTGGATTVLLSSSEGDTEELTATVSGASYSAASKWTMYKAFRTWEITAKSGTQSMTKKGVKDAVQSLTIDLSGSSSDEPLHEKNFEYVASLDFDASNYSTVQVDLVASEMAKALGSNDFSNVRYYAVNADGTLDSVPTAEGNGHWFDASGNVTSYNGGNPMVFSEMDLSAMTTNVGQFPGKLTVGKTYTLRQALRSGNNMVYITIRLQITGNVASSSSVAPTSSSTVPTSSYTLQTMYDTQPENIWKFVDWVWQNRQSSGKLDDIVRSRNLIFHQIIDGKGELNYCVRWESANSLNKKDRQKVEPMLNRMINAWVKELVGYEGWPYDTVKVHIVGWAADNASKFPDAGSDEKVYTGYTIENAPTCPTDCSRPLHYYEKKNDQYGSCTMGTRFDMSIWVTDGFNGGAGGDWGQREGYSSFYSTLDTKFPHIAGHEVGHGFGLDDFYETYQIPNSNYDPLPCSNYDACSKSGYDGQWGIVPPMVMRAGASTVITATDAWMLRRTWTGIKNQFGY; encoded by the coding sequence ATGATAAAAAAAATGCTCCCCCTTGTAGCCGTTTCAGCAACCCTCTCGGTTGCCGCCGTCAGTGGCTATGTCAAGCTTCCTGACGGCACGCCTGTGGTTGGCGCCTCCATTTTGCAGGTCTCTACGCAAAAATCTTCTGTCACCGACGCCACGGGCTTCTTCGATTTTGCAGAAACTACGGCGCACGCTCCGGTCAAGGCTGCCCTCAAGGCATTGGTGCCCACAGCCGCCTTCGACATGAAAGGTCGTAGGGTAGGAGCGAACACTAGGAATTTGGCCATGGGCGTGTACGCCGTATGCTTTGGTGTCGGGGAGCCGGAGCCGTTCTCCGGACGCCGCCCCCTGGCCAAGGCCTTGAGCGTGCCCGACACCCTTAAGGTGAGTTACGAAAAACAGGCTGTCGGCAACGTGGCCTTCTGGGACGACGAGAACAAGGTGGACGACATCGTCATCAGCCGCAAGGTCGTTTCGGGCTCCACCGGCGGGGCCACTACGGTTTTGTTGTCTAGTTCCGAGGGCGATACCGAAGAACTTACCGCAACCGTTAGCGGCGCCAGTTATTCTGCCGCCAGCAAGTGGACCATGTACAAGGCCTTCCGCACCTGGGAAATCACCGCCAAGAGCGGCACCCAGTCCATGACCAAAAAAGGCGTTAAGGACGCGGTCCAGAGCCTGACCATTGACCTGTCAGGCTCCTCGAGCGATGAACCGCTCCATGAAAAAAACTTCGAGTACGTTGCCAGCCTGGACTTTGACGCCTCCAACTACTCCACGGTACAGGTGGACCTGGTGGCAAGCGAGATGGCCAAGGCCCTGGGCTCCAATGACTTTTCGAATGTCCGGTATTACGCGGTTAACGCCGACGGCACGCTGGATTCCGTGCCCACCGCCGAAGGTAACGGCCACTGGTTTGACGCCAGCGGGAACGTGACCTCTTACAACGGCGGGAATCCCATGGTCTTTTCTGAAATGGACCTGAGCGCCATGACCACCAACGTGGGGCAGTTCCCGGGCAAGCTCACGGTGGGCAAGACCTACACCCTCAGGCAGGCCTTGCGCAGCGGCAACAACATGGTCTACATCACCATCCGTCTTCAAATCACCGGCAACGTGGCCAGCTCCAGCTCGGTGGCACCCACATCCAGTTCCACGGTTCCCACATCCAGCTACACTCTCCAAACTATGTACGACACCCAGCCCGAGAACATCTGGAAGTTTGTGGACTGGGTCTGGCAAAACCGCCAATCCAGCGGCAAGCTAGACGATATCGTGCGCTCCAGGAACCTGATATTCCACCAGATTATCGATGGCAAGGGAGAGCTCAACTACTGTGTCCGCTGGGAAAGTGCCAACAGCCTGAACAAAAAAGACCGTCAAAAGGTGGAGCCCATGCTCAACCGCATGATCAACGCCTGGGTCAAGGAACTGGTAGGCTATGAGGGCTGGCCCTACGACACAGTGAAGGTCCATATTGTGGGCTGGGCCGCCGACAATGCGAGCAAGTTCCCCGACGCCGGTAGCGACGAGAAGGTCTATACAGGCTATACCATCGAGAACGCGCCCACGTGCCCCACGGACTGCTCCAGGCCGCTGCATTATTACGAAAAGAAGAACGACCAGTATGGCTCCTGCACCATGGGCACCCGGTTCGACATGTCCATTTGGGTCACGGACGGTTTTAACGGCGGTGCCGGCGGTGACTGGGGCCAGCGCGAGGGCTACAGCTCGTTCTATTCGACCCTCGACACCAAGTTCCCGCACATTGCTGGCCACGAGGTGGGCCACGGCTTTGGCCTGGACGACTTCTACGAAACATACCAGATTCCCAATAGCAACTACGACCCGTTGCCGTGCTCCAATTACGATGCATGTTCCAAATCGGGCTACGACGGCCAGTGGGGCATTGTGCCACCCATGGTGATGCGGGCCGGGGCGAGCACCGTTATTACGGCCACGGACGCCTGGATGCTTCGCCGCACCTGGACGGGAATCAAGAACCAGTTTGGATATTAA
- a CDS encoding TIGR02171 family protein, whose translation MAVKQANFLATLFLCITGMSLFACSNSQSLNTDGEEFFAAESPLNDMILFLSNGTRFPLGPKTSVAFTYDFFIGEHEVTCGEYNALAGETFTKVDCKNDSLPVTNVSFFDAVLFSNAYSKAHMADTVYTYTAAVYDGENHCVLLEGFDFHPDVAGYRLPTEAEWVSVASQSWNPANSWNLGNSKNSAHKVCSIPQKWEGRPCDMAGNAMEWVNDWYTNLPDTTLANFVGAPDGGTHGKRIVKGGSFLHEAAAMNAYSRGDVYTVTSASRTWYIGFRLGYGSIPDPVWMNANGSAQQKKINVLASTSIVSPIVGSHRAKLAFRNDATGNIAYIDYGVGNQGIIEIADTIDAYHPEISPDGKKVAFCTGLEGVAGKSSLYVRDLNPQGTNLVKLDVESAAIPRWRVRAKGDTSIIYVTSAANNKIESDFSKSSTWEVLFSKGRFLTPQKLFDGAYHGGLSRDKQLAVTGARLLRTRMGNRDTVWYNGEQACNASLSKDLTKRTLFLDFGGSTGKKFTGVDYGTHQMLLVADSTGVLVQGIPSPKGYSFDHTEWINSIKNRNSEKLAVASLTDADGAHRKLAIVNLHDSSITNLAEGEELWHPNLWVKVNESDSSNNELNLDSAGAYYSIDQSTHYLVYKMRIFWRDHQSVEIVGLGNSRMQAGFYASKLDHALNMATVPCDIFMSHYIFKNYLLTQAPNLKYLLVSLDFDLWDQKEGNSFKDNFGSAPGFAYDANHDFWQKGLYDGFYEAVQNSIVDVDANMELTEQLNGFGFISVENASGWGKPEVLNGMWELKSDMPQKNYERFLDILKMAKEHNIYVIGVIFPMNPRYASTKYYGRHGMNRYSAENFIERIKKLDNDEKYFVLMDENKMGKHDYDDSMASDSDHLNEKGAEQLINRIKAVLEKISK comes from the coding sequence ATGGCGGTTAAACAGGCGAATTTTTTGGCTACGCTGTTCCTATGTATTACGGGAATGAGCCTTTTCGCCTGCTCCAATTCCCAATCCCTGAACACGGACGGGGAGGAATTCTTTGCCGCAGAATCCCCATTGAACGACATGATTCTGTTTCTTTCTAACGGGACGCGTTTTCCACTGGGTCCCAAAACGAGCGTCGCATTTACTTACGATTTTTTTATCGGGGAACACGAAGTCACCTGCGGTGAATACAATGCGCTTGCTGGGGAAACCTTTACAAAGGTGGACTGCAAAAACGACAGCCTCCCGGTAACAAACGTGAGCTTCTTTGACGCGGTATTGTTCTCGAACGCCTACAGCAAGGCCCACATGGCAGATACGGTCTATACTTATACCGCAGCCGTGTACGACGGCGAAAATCACTGTGTTTTACTGGAAGGCTTTGATTTTCACCCTGATGTGGCAGGGTACCGCCTGCCGACCGAGGCGGAATGGGTTTCGGTGGCCTCTCAAAGCTGGAATCCCGCCAACTCCTGGAACCTGGGGAATTCCAAGAACTCTGCGCACAAGGTCTGCAGCATTCCGCAAAAGTGGGAGGGGAGGCCCTGCGACATGGCGGGGAACGCCATGGAGTGGGTAAACGACTGGTATACCAACTTGCCCGATACGACCTTGGCCAACTTTGTCGGGGCCCCCGACGGGGGGACTCACGGCAAACGAATCGTGAAGGGGGGGAGTTTCTTGCACGAAGCCGCCGCCATGAACGCATACAGCCGTGGGGACGTCTACACGGTAACCTCGGCGTCCAGGACATGGTACATCGGGTTCCGCCTTGGCTACGGCTCCATTCCCGATCCCGTGTGGATGAATGCTAACGGCTCCGCGCAACAGAAAAAAATCAACGTACTTGCCTCCACTTCCATAGTGAGCCCCATCGTCGGTTCACACCGAGCCAAGCTTGCCTTTAGGAACGACGCGACCGGGAACATCGCCTATATCGATTACGGCGTCGGGAACCAGGGCATAATCGAAATTGCAGACACCATTGACGCCTACCACCCGGAGATTTCTCCTGACGGCAAAAAAGTCGCCTTTTGCACCGGTCTGGAAGGCGTAGCGGGGAAGTCGTCACTGTATGTGCGTGACCTGAACCCCCAGGGGACAAATTTGGTAAAACTCGACGTAGAGAGCGCCGCCATCCCGCGTTGGCGTGTGAGGGCCAAAGGTGACACAAGCATTATATACGTGACTTCTGCCGCCAACAACAAGATTGAATCCGACTTCTCCAAGAGTTCCACCTGGGAAGTCTTGTTCTCCAAGGGAAGGTTCCTCACGCCACAAAAATTGTTTGACGGCGCCTACCACGGCGGCTTGAGCAGGGACAAACAGCTCGCGGTAACGGGCGCGCGTCTTCTGAGGACCCGCATGGGGAATCGCGACACAGTCTGGTACAACGGGGAACAGGCGTGCAACGCATCTCTCTCCAAGGACCTGACCAAACGCACCCTTTTCCTGGATTTTGGCGGTTCCACAGGGAAAAAATTTACCGGGGTAGACTACGGCACGCACCAAATGCTCTTGGTGGCCGACAGCACGGGGGTGCTGGTACAGGGAATTCCCTCGCCCAAGGGCTACAGTTTTGACCACACCGAATGGATCAATTCCATCAAGAACAGGAATAGCGAAAAATTGGCAGTCGCATCGTTAACCGATGCCGACGGCGCGCACCGCAAATTGGCTATCGTGAACCTGCACGATAGTTCTATCACGAACCTAGCAGAAGGCGAGGAGCTGTGGCACCCGAACCTTTGGGTCAAGGTGAACGAAAGCGACTCTTCGAATAATGAATTGAACCTGGATAGCGCCGGAGCCTATTACAGCATTGACCAGTCGACTCATTATTTGGTATACAAAATGCGCATTTTTTGGCGTGATCACCAATCCGTAGAAATCGTGGGGTTGGGGAACTCCCGTATGCAAGCCGGTTTTTACGCCTCCAAACTCGATCACGCGCTCAATATGGCAACCGTCCCTTGCGATATCTTTATGAGCCATTACATTTTCAAGAATTACCTTTTGACTCAGGCTCCCAATTTAAAATACCTTTTGGTCAGTCTCGATTTCGACCTTTGGGACCAAAAAGAAGGAAACTCCTTCAAAGACAACTTTGGTTCGGCCCCAGGGTTCGCCTATGACGCGAATCACGACTTTTGGCAAAAAGGCCTTTATGACGGGTTCTACGAGGCGGTACAGAATTCTATTGTCGACGTGGACGCCAACATGGAACTCACGGAGCAGTTGAACGGATTTGGCTTTATATCTGTCGAGAATGCTAGCGGCTGGGGAAAACCCGAAGTTTTGAACGGCATGTGGGAACTCAAAAGCGACATGCCCCAAAAGAATTATGAGAGGTTCCTGGATATTCTCAAAATGGCGAAGGAACACAACATCTACGTAATCGGCGTTATTTTCCCGATGAACCCGCGTTACGCCTCTACAAAATATTATGGCCGTCATGGCATGAACCGGTATTCTGCCGAGAATTTCATTGAGCGCATAAAAAAACTCGACAACGATGAAAAATATTTTGTGTTGATGGACGAGAACAAAATGGGCAAGCATGATTACGACGATTCAATGGCTTCGGACAGCGACCATTTGAACGAGAAGGGCGCAGAGCAGTTGATCAATCGAATCAAAGCTGTTTTGGAGAAAATCAGCAAATAA
- a CDS encoding family 43 glycosylhydrolase has product MKNILFISSVLALACTGFAQKIVITTNYTADPAPYVHGDTVYLYTTHDEDNADGFMMYDWLLHTSTDMVNWTSHGAVASLGDIKWSSKTNGAWAEQVIERDGKWFMYVPIHGNGISVLVADNPYGPFKEPLNKALVWQREHWNDIDPTVWIDDDGQAYMYWGNPELYMIKLNKDMISTQGSIVTYPKIKDYQEGPWVYKHGNNYYMTFASTCCAEGIGYAMSDKITGPWTYKGDIMPHSSRSNGNHPGIIDFKGKSYVFGLNYELWRYKSEKMGQKFQHKERRSVGLSEMKYNADGTIQKIDFWPDNGVAQLEDFDPYKRVEAETMSWGEDVRVRKSGTAGNTVITNLSEGKYTKISGVEFGDAGAESFSASVLSVKKASSITVRLDKVDGEIVGKAEFSADGLVTVPLTGAVGKHDVFFVFAGDFEADYWEFEDSKTSIPQGPFCKAKLSDPEAKCDAPVVGAKVEGTANFIDFENYDVGGAGKAYYDMDTKNQGGEYREDRVDIVKNGDGFAVGYTQKGEWLEYTVNVQAVGKLPFELSYASGMDNTGVRLFMDDEPITDTLALAGTGDFDSYGTFKGTTTKELTTGEHVLKVMVTSDYVNLDWIAFGESEGSAEDIRNGTTGIVPKIAAGAAGMVNAFARAAGSYRVFDLMGSELGNIRLNAGATLTDLKAGLKTAGFGSGVYVVRNPAGKTLKLQVGE; this is encoded by the coding sequence ATGAAAAATATCTTATTCATTTCTTCCGTATTGGCTTTGGCTTGTACGGGTTTCGCTCAGAAAATTGTAATCACGACGAACTATACGGCGGACCCGGCGCCCTATGTCCATGGGGATACGGTTTACCTGTACACGACCCACGACGAGGACAATGCCGACGGGTTCATGATGTACGACTGGCTGTTGCACACTTCCACGGACATGGTCAACTGGACCAGCCACGGAGCCGTAGCGAGCCTGGGCGACATCAAGTGGTCCTCTAAAACCAACGGGGCTTGGGCGGAACAGGTCATCGAGCGCGACGGCAAGTGGTTCATGTACGTCCCCATTCACGGCAACGGCATTTCCGTCTTGGTGGCGGACAATCCTTATGGCCCCTTCAAGGAACCTTTGAACAAGGCGCTGGTCTGGCAGCGCGAGCACTGGAACGATATCGACCCTACCGTCTGGATTGACGACGACGGACAGGCCTACATGTACTGGGGCAACCCCGAATTGTACATGATCAAGTTGAACAAGGACATGATTAGTACTCAGGGTTCTATCGTCACCTACCCCAAGATCAAGGATTACCAGGAAGGCCCCTGGGTCTATAAGCACGGCAACAATTACTACATGACTTTCGCATCGACCTGCTGTGCCGAAGGTATCGGGTATGCCATGAGCGACAAGATTACGGGCCCCTGGACCTACAAGGGCGACATTATGCCGCATTCTTCGCGCAGTAACGGAAACCACCCGGGTATCATCGATTTCAAGGGGAAATCCTACGTTTTCGGCCTAAATTACGAACTTTGGCGTTACAAGTCCGAGAAGATGGGCCAGAAATTCCAACACAAGGAGCGCCGTTCTGTCGGCCTTTCCGAAATGAAGTACAACGCCGACGGCACTATTCAAAAGATTGACTTTTGGCCGGATAATGGCGTGGCCCAGCTGGAAGATTTCGACCCGTACAAGCGAGTGGAAGCGGAAACCATGTCCTGGGGCGAAGATGTGAGGGTCCGTAAGAGCGGTACCGCCGGCAATACGGTCATCACCAATCTTTCCGAAGGAAAATACACCAAGATTAGCGGCGTGGAATTCGGCGACGCGGGCGCGGAAAGTTTCTCGGCGTCGGTGCTGAGCGTCAAGAAGGCGTCGAGCATCACCGTCCGCCTAGATAAGGTGGATGGCGAAATCGTCGGCAAGGCGGAATTTAGCGCCGACGGCCTGGTGACGGTGCCGCTGACCGGTGCGGTCGGCAAGCACGACGTGTTCTTCGTGTTCGCGGGCGATTTCGAGGCGGACTACTGGGAATTCGAGGACAGCAAGACCTCCATTCCGCAGGGCCCGTTCTGCAAGGCGAAACTCAGCGACCCCGAGGCAAAATGCGACGCGCCGGTGGTGGGCGCGAAGGTCGAGGGCACGGCCAACTTCATCGACTTCGAGAACTACGACGTGGGCGGTGCGGGCAAGGCCTACTACGACATGGATACCAAGAACCAGGGCGGCGAATACCGCGAAGACCGCGTGGACATCGTGAAAAACGGCGACGGATTTGCCGTGGGCTACACGCAGAAGGGCGAATGGCTCGAATACACTGTGAACGTGCAGGCCGTCGGGAAGCTCCCCTTCGAGCTCAGCTATGCAAGCGGCATGGACAACACGGGCGTGCGCCTGTTCATGGACGACGAGCCGATTACCGACACGCTCGCGCTCGCGGGCACCGGGGATTTCGACTCCTACGGCACCTTCAAGGGAACGACCACCAAGGAACTCACCACGGGCGAGCACGTGCTCAAGGTGATGGTGACAAGCGACTACGTGAACCTCGACTGGATTGCCTTTGGCGAAAGCGAAGGCAGCGCTGAGGACATCCGCAACGGGACCACGGGCATCGTGCCGAAAATCGCCGCCGGAGCCGCGGGCATGGTAAATGCTTTCGCAAGGGCCGCAGGCAGCTACAGGGTGTTCGACCTGATGGGCTCCGAGCTCGGGAACATCCGCCTGAACGCCGGTGCAACGCTCACGGACCTCAAGGCCGGACTCAAGACCGCCGGCTTCGGGAGCGGCGTCTATGTCGTCCGCAACCCCGCCGGAAAGACCCTGAAACTGCAAGTCGGGGAATAA
- the grpE gene encoding nucleotide exchange factor GrpE produces the protein MADTNQNPEQEPSAEERAQFEADVLKAAEEAMKAEAEANKAGASDQGVGDAQEQPAADASAEQSTEAAAEKPAEPAADASTNSATETAALKAALAEANDRNLRLMAEFDNYRRRTAKEQLELIETANGKLLEKLSEVQDNFERAFASENKAQDLEAFEKGMQMIYNQFAKILTDAGLEQIDPTGAEFDPNCHEALMQQPSETVPEGHVVTVFQKGYKLKNKILKTAKVIVSSGK, from the coding sequence ATGGCTGATACAAACCAGAATCCGGAACAGGAACCGAGCGCCGAGGAACGCGCCCAATTCGAAGCCGACGTGCTCAAGGCCGCCGAGGAGGCTATGAAAGCCGAAGCTGAGGCGAACAAGGCCGGTGCATCTGACCAGGGTGTTGGCGATGCTCAAGAACAGCCTGCTGCAGACGCTTCTGCCGAACAGTCCACTGAAGCCGCCGCAGAAAAGCCTGCGGAACCCGCTGCCGATGCTTCGACGAACTCAGCAACCGAGACTGCCGCCCTCAAGGCCGCCCTTGCCGAGGCCAACGACCGCAACCTGCGCCTGATGGCTGAATTCGACAACTACCGCCGCCGTACCGCCAAGGAACAACTCGAACTCATCGAGACGGCGAACGGCAAACTCCTGGAGAAACTCTCCGAAGTGCAGGACAACTTCGAACGCGCCTTCGCGAGCGAAAACAAGGCCCAGGACCTGGAAGCCTTCGAGAAGGGCATGCAGATGATCTACAACCAGTTCGCAAAGATTTTGACCGACGCGGGCCTCGAACAAATCGACCCGACCGGCGCGGAATTCGACCCGAACTGCCACGAAGCATTGATGCAGCAGCCCAGCGAAACCGTGCCCGAAGGCCACGTGGTCACCGTGTTCCAGAAGGGCTACAAACTCAAGAACAAGATTCTCAAAACCGCGAAGGTCATCGTCTCCTCCGGGAAATGA
- a CDS encoding DUF2442 domain-containing protein, producing the protein MVVILLLGVFLLNQIYKLETTFFFLVAEISTNFGASSIVQQLADINTFKDFTLQAHTITWSNGVDFAPEYIKSLQNKESNLA; encoded by the coding sequence ATGGTGGTTATCCTCTTGCTTGGTGTTTTTTTGCTGAACCAAATTTACAAGTTGGAGACCACCTTTTTCTTTTTGGTTGCAGAAATTTCAACTAACTTTGGGGCATCTTCCATCGTGCAGCAACTTGCAGATATCAATACCTTTAAGGATTTCACATTGCAAGCGCACACAATCACATGGTCAAATGGCGTTGATTTTGCCCCGGAATACATCAAGAGCCTTCAGAATAAAGAGTCCAATCTAGCTTGA